Proteins from a genomic interval of Aspergillus flavus chromosome 7, complete sequence:
- a CDS encoding putative WD-repeat protein → MATMKPSHHDYTVAWVCALPLEMTAAELMLKEIHDPLPQPPTDPNAYTLGKLGEHNVVIACLPSGVYGITSAAAVLAKMHSTFPSLRFALMVGIAGGVPSRSTDVRLGDVVVSIPSGTSGGVVQYDFGKTLPDGRFQRASSLNKPSQLLLNTVSKVRSKYAITEADIDGTISRILNTNERLKQQFSRPHRDWLFNAEYIHEGNHPDCLECDQTQLVKRASRDSSEPHIHYGLIASANQVMKGAKARDSLAQDSNVLCFEMEAAGLMDQLSCLVIRGICDYCDSHKNKEWQGYAALAAATYTRLLLAAVPSQENISHRNYALAQVNETLIRRQIAALRNLYVSLYQDQKNRNPDRTPGTCEWFISHPIFQDWESSQTSRLLWVSANPGCGKSVLAKYLADFLPKLDVSRAVGYFFFKDDYEDQKSITNALCCILHQLFDKKRHLLDDTILEQFEMNESVTSSFSELWIILLKAASKENAGEIVFLLDALDECEQHGSSQFMEALRRLYTDESQHNFNLKFLITSRPYSHIRQGFQPLNIPGQPAIHLSGESDVETKKISQEIDIFIEVKVNEVHDRLQLTNNERDMLRESLTRVTHRTYLWVYLTLEDLVQNQDYIDEKRIAEVTSNPPKTVDEAYERILARSKDPQKAKRLLSIVVGALRPLSLKEMNLALNLRKGQLSYADLTLEPENRFHEAIRSICGLFIMIVDSKIYLLHQTAREFLVAQEGTVEDINRPSGWRRSLRLQDSHCLLANICIQHLLFTDFEETPLSVAVGPSRDHSVFLDYSATHWTAHLLESKLQLEGMLPDLNIICDASTTRCQTWLHIYWASLNTEFPTGFTTLMVTSYFGLTPVTKHWIKINGIDFDARDHVYGRSALSWAAGNGHSAIVKLLTQRSWKKFLQRRALVDFAGKHNRTPLSWAILNGHEEAARVLLRAGSDINLADDIGGTPLYYAILSDRRQLLELFTRERTLLESKDDIQKKILLSAVKEGHGPVVRMLLEQGADVESRDNEHDRTLLSWASGNGHVAVVKELLAKNANMQSEDCQYGRTPLSWAVENMHSAVLVLLLDKSGLESMVHIQKFRDIVGAIITLQASVSVDTLARLLGIPMSDILDQLNSLQSLHPSLHMPTDPNALIEFLHLHFRYFLLHTTTALRVEKKEMHKIIADRCLYIMSSLLKENICDLPSNASEFDDIKDQTIDQCLPKHLQYSCYHWAYHVAQSNGPVSDEVISFLEQHFLHWLEAVSIMGRIYDGLGILNFLTKMPEVKLSEFLNDARQFILRNMACSAPLQLYYSGITFSAGESITGRKLRDKSWSAQLQTLKGHSGMVNTVVFSPDSEILASGSGDGTIQLWDAKSGKQLQIFDSCLGWVNTMVFSPDSEVLVLSSLNRTIWLWDIKSREQLQISKGYLDYTYNLAFSLDSEILASGSGDGTIQLWDTKSREPLQTLDSYLEWVNTMAFSLDSKILALGSDDKTVQLWCTKSRKQLQILEGHLARVNTVAFSPDSKILASGSGDKTVRLWCTKSGKQLQILEGHLDWVRAVTFSPDGEILASGSDDKTVRLWDAKFRK, encoded by the exons ATGGCGACCATGAAGCCTTCTCACCACGACTACACCGTTGCCTGGGTGTGCGCGTTGCCGCTGGAGATGACAGCTGCGGAACTCATGCTCAAGGAGATTCATGACCCCCTTCCTCAACCTCCAACCGATCCTAACGCCTATACACTTGGCAAACTGGGGGAACACAATGTCGTTATCGCCTGCCTACCCTCAGGTGTTTATGGAATTACGTCCGCTGCAGCTGTCCTAGCTAAGATGCATTCAACATTCCCTTCCCTAAGATTTGCCTTGATGGTGGGTATTGCAGGTGGTGTACCCAGCAGAAGCACCGATGTTCGTCTTGGGGATGTGGTAGTTAGCATACCATCCGGTACTTCAGGAGGTGTGGTGCAATATGATTTTGGAAAGACACTACCCGATGGACGCTTTCAACGCGCCAGCTCGCTCAACAAGCCCTCCCAATTATTACTCAACACCGTGTCCAAAGTGCGCAGCAAATATGCGATTACGGAGGCAGATATTGATGGGACTATTTCTCGTATACTGAACACAAATGAGAGGTTAAAACAACAATTCTCACGACCTCATAGAGACTGGCTTTTTAATGCAGAATACATACACGAAGGAAACCATCCTGATTGCTTGGAATGTGACCAGACCCAGTTAGTGAAACGAGCCTCCCGAGACTCTTCTGAGCCTCATATTCATTACGGTTTGATAGCGTCCGCAAATCAAGTTATGAAGGGCGCAAAAGCACGAGACTCTCTTGCCCAAGACTCAAATGTTCTCTGCTTCGAAATGGAGGCAGCTGGACTCATGGATCAGCTGTCTTGCTTGGTGATCAGAGGCATTTGTGACTACTGCGACTCCCATAAGAATAAAGAATGGCAGGGATACGCAGCGCTTGCCGCTGCTACTTATACTCGGCTCCTTCTAGCAGCTGTCCCATCTCAAGAAAATATTAGCCACAGAAATTACGCGTTAGCTCAAGTGAACGAAACGCTGATAAGAAGACAGATAGCTGCTCTGAGAAACCTTTATGTGTCACTCTATCAAGACCAAAAAAACCGGAACCCTGATCGAACACCTGGAACGTGTGAATGGTTCATCTCACATCCGATTTTTCAAGACTGGGAATCAAGTCAAACATCACGACTGCTTTGGGTCTCTGCAAATCCTGGATGTGGCAAGTCTGTCCTTGCCAAATACCTCGCAGATTTCCTTCCCAAACTCGATGTGTCTCGAGCAGTTggatatttctttttcaaagATGACTATGAAGACCAAAAGAGTATCACAAATGCGTTATGCTGTATACTTCACCAACTCTTTGACAAGAAGCGTCACCTGCTGGATGATACCATACTTGAGCAATTtgaaatgaatgaaagcGTCACCAGCTCATTCAGTGAGCTCTGGATTATTCTTCTCAAAGCTGCCAGCAAGGAAAATGCTGGGGAgatcgtttttcttttagaCGCCTTGGATGAATGTGAACAACATGGAAGTTCCCAATTTATGGAGGCTTTGCGCAGGCTTTACACAGATGAGAGTCAACATAATTTCAACCTCAAATTCCTAATTACTAGTCGCCCCTATAGTCATATCCGACAGGGCTTTCAACCTCTTAACATACCTGGACAGCCTGCCATCCATCTTAGTGGAGAAAGCGATGTTGAAACGAAGAAGATTTCTCAAGAGATTGATATTTTCATTGAAGTTAAGGTCAATGAGGTACACGATCGACTACAGCTCACAAATAATGAGCGCGACATGTTGCGTGAAAGCCTGACTCGTGTCACTCACAGGACATATCTCTGGGTCTACCTTACTTTGGAGGACTTGGTCCAAAATCAGGACTATATTGACGAGAAAAGAATAGCTGAGGTTACTTCTAACCCCCCAAAGACAGTCGATGAGGCATATGAGCGAATCCTAGCAAGAAGTAAGGATCCTCAAAAAGCCAAGAGACTACTGTCTATTGTGGTTGGAGCGTTGCGGCCCTTAAGTCTCAAGGAAATGAATCTCGCGCTGAATCTAAGGAAGGGTCAACTTTCTTATGCCGACCTCACTCTCGAACCGGAAAACCGTTTTCATGAAGCGATCCGGTCTATATGTGGGCTCTTTATTATGATTGTTGATTCCAAAATTtatctcctccaccaaaCAGCAAGGGAATTTTTGGTCGCTCAGGAGGGGACAGTTGAAGATATTAATCGGCCATCTGGATGGAGACGTTCTCTTCGATTGCAAGACTCACACTGCCTTCTTGCCAATATCTGCATCCAACATCTGCTTTTCACTGATTTTGAGGAGACTCCGTTATCTGTAGCGGTCGGACCCAGTCGCGACCATTCTGTCTTTCTGGACTACTCTGCTACACATTGGACAGCTCATCTATTGGAGTCAAAACTCCAACTAGAGGGCATGCTACCAGACCTTAATATAATTTGTGATGCAAGCACCACGCGCTGTCAAACCTGGCTTCACATTTATTGGGCTTCTTTAAACACAGAGTTCCCTACTGGTTTCACCACTCTGATGGTTACATCATATTTTGGGCTTACACCCGTCACCAAACATTGGATTAAAATCAACGGAATTGACTTTGACGCCAGGGATCATGTTTATGGACGGTCTGCGCTATCTTGGGCAGCAGGGAATGGCCATAGTGCTATTGTGAAGCTCCTGACCCAAAGGTCTTGGAAAAAGTTCCTACAAAGAAGGGCTCTTGTTGACTTCGCAGGTAAGCATAACCGGACTCCATTATCGTGGGCAATCTTGAATGGTCATGAGGAAGCAGCTCGTGTACTGCTTAGGGCTGGATCTGACATTAATTTGGCTGATGACATTGGAGGGACACCGCTTTACTATGCTATCTTAAGCGACCGTCGTCAATTATTAGAGCTTTTCACCAGAGAAAGAACTCTACTGGAGTCAAAAGATGATATACAAAAAAAGATACTACTTTCAGCAGTGAAGGAAGGACATGGACCGGTAGTGAGAATGCTGCTTGAACAAGGTGCCGACGTGGAGTCTAGGGATAATGAACATGATCGAACCCTACTCTCATGGGCATCTGGTAATGGTCACGTTGCAGTGGTTAAGGAATTGCTCGCGAAGAATGCCAATATGCAGTCCGAGGATTGCCAGTATGGTCGAACACCGCTCTCCTGGGCGGTTGAGAATATGCACTCAGCGGTGTTAGTACTCCTGCTTGATAAATCTGGTTTGGAGTCAATGGTACATATTCAAAAATTCCGGGACATAGTTGGAGCTATTATTACTCTTCAGGCTTCTGTCTCAGTTGATACACTTGCAAGGTTACTCGGTATACCTATGagtgatatccttgatcaACTAAACTCACTACAATCACTTCACCCAAGCCTTCATATGCCCACAGACCCTAACGCTCTCATTGAATTTTTACATTTACATTTCCGATACTTTCTCCTCCACACAACAACAGCCCTTCGGgtagagaagaaggaaatgcaCAAAATAATAGCCGACCGGTGTTTATACATCATGAGCAGTTTGCTGAAAGAGAATATTTGTGACTTACCAAGCAATGCAAGTGAGTTTGACGATATCAAGGACCAGACGATTGACCAATGCCTACCCAAACACTTGCAATACTCATGTTACCATTGGGCATATCATGTAGCGCAAAGCAATGGGCCTGTCAGTGACGAAGTAATAAGTTTTCTGGAACAGCATTTTCTTCATTGGCTGGAAGCAGTGAGTATAATGGGACGAATATATGATGGCCTGGGTATCTTAAACTTTTTGACAAAG ATGCCAGAGGTGAAACTCTCCGAATTCTTAAATGATGCGCGGCAATTCATCCTCAGAAACATGGCTTGCTCTGCCCCTCTACAGCTTTATTATTCTGGAATTACGTTTTCCGCTGGGGAGTCTATAACTGGAAGAAAGTTGAGAGATAAATCATGGAGCGCACAACTTCAGACCCTTAAGGGCCATTCGGGTATGGTCAACACTGTGGTCTTCTCTCCAGATAGTGAGATACTGGCCTCAGGCTCTGGTGATGGAACTATCCAGCTGTGGGATGCCAAGTCCGGAAAACAACTCCAGATCTTTGATAGCTGTTTGGGTTGGGTTAATACTATGGTCTTCTCTCCAGACAGTGAGGTACTGGTCTTAAGCTCCCTTAATAGAACTATCTGGCTGTGGGATATCAAGTCTAGAGAACAACTCCAGATCTCTAAGGGCTATTTAGATTATACTTATAATCTGGCCTTCTCTCTAGATAGTGAGATACTGGCCTCAGGCTCTGGTGATGGAACTATACAGCTGTGGGATACCAAGTCCAGAGAACCACTCCAGACCCTTGACAGCTATTTAGAATGGGTCAATACTATGGCCTTCTCTTTAGACAGTAAGATTCTGGCCTTAGGCTCTGATGATAAAACTGTCCAGCTGTGGTGTACCAAGTCTAGAAAACAACTCCAGATACTCGAGGGCCATTTAGCTCGTGTTAATACTGTGGCCTTCTCTCCAGACAGTAAGATTCTGGCCTCAGGCTCTGGTGATAAAACTGTCCGGCTATGGTGTACTAAGTCTGGAAAACAACTGCAGATTCTTGAGGGCCATTTAGATTGGGTTAGAGCTGTGACCTTCTCTCCAGACGGTGAGATACTGGCCTCAGGCTCTGATGATAAAACTGTCCGACTATGGGATGCTAAGTTTAGGAAGTAA
- a CDS encoding putative pyrroline-5-carboxylate reductase (unnamed protein product): MGIHTQLTIAVIGCGTLGTAIAAGILSPKERTDLEVHHLTATVGTESSKRRVENALSQHSSRLTVLTQERNVRAVWEADVVLLAMNPVKRADVFAASGFRDALQGKLVLSIMAGITTKALNTLALGENSAPDNESALQCVHAMPNMAAKIREAVTLYTAGSGTTKENLEIASWVFSQVGEAHRIPESSFDICAVSVGCAGSLLLLAIDGLLDAAVAEGVKRPDVQSLVVNSAIGMMKLVPAGDHPSVLREKIASPGGCSIRALLELEKLGVRAAFTTAIMAAAEKSKHMSLS; the protein is encoded by the exons ATGGGAATTCACACTCAATTAACAATTGCCGTCATCGGCTGCG GAACGCTGGGAACTGCCATTGCTGCCGGTATTCTCAGTCCAAAAGAAAGGACTGACCTCGAAGTCCACCATCTTACCGCCACTGTTGGAACCGAATCTTCAAAGCGGCGGGTTGAAAATGCCCTATCTCAACATTCGTCACGACTCACGGTCCTTACCCAGGAAAGAAATGTCCGCGCAGTGTGGGAAGCTGATGTGGTATTGTTGGCTATGAATCCTGTCAAGAGAGCAGATGTCTTTGCCGCATCAGGATTCAGAGATGCTTTGCAAGGGAAACTAGTCCTCAGTATCATGGCAGGTATCACCACCAAAGCGTTGAATACCCTAGCCCTCGGTGAAAACTCTGCCCCAGACAATGAAAGCGCGCTTCAATGCGTGCATGCAATGCCCAATATGGCGGCCAAGATCCGAGAGGCTGTGACATTGTACACTGCTGGCTCCGGCACAACCAAGGAGAATTTGGAGATTGCGTCCTGGGTCTTTAGTCAAGTTGGGGAGGCTCATAGAATCCCCGAAAGCTCTTTTGATATCTGTGCCGTTTCAGTTGGTTGTGCCGGCTCCCTGCTTCTCCTCGCGATCGATGGGCTACTGGATGCTGCCGTTGCGGAGGGTGTGAAGAGACCTGACGTGCAAAGCCTGGTGGTAAACAGTGCGATtgggatgatgaagctggtACCTGCTGGAGATCACCCTAGTGTTCTCCGAGAGAAGATTGCCTCTCCCGGAGGTTGCTCTATCCGAGCGCTCCTGGAGTTGGAAAAGTTGGGAGTTCGGGCGGCGTTCACGACCGCCATCATGGCGGCAGCGGAGAAATCTAAACACATGTCATTGTCTTGA
- a CDS encoding putative pyrroline-5-carboxylate reductase, which produces MVLGHIGKALLGGLLPCAAQPGSPVSEITVALRRKESEARLRDLFHSSLAPVNFISGQNINAVKNADAVLFAFPPEQVHEVLGATKMRQALRGKIIISILARTPRDELERLIGGNDKADGLVTNDIRLVRAMPTIGTEVHESATLIGDLSSPVEKEAMELAMWMFNLVGKVFEVSHDYFDTATGMSAFCNALTTVAIQTITRKAIAEGIPMENAIAIASQCIRGTVSMVLSGASPQKLEHSLSAPGSITEQAILGLRDSQLLALLESSLSAAITKAKG; this is translated from the coding sequence ATGGTTTTAGGCCATATCGGTAAAGCCCTACTTGGAGGTTTACTTCCATGTGCGGCGCAACCTGGCAGTCCTGTTTCCGAGATCACTGTTGCTCTCAGGCGTAAAGAATCCGAAGCGCGGCTTCGAGACCTCTTCCACAGCAGTCTGGCTCCGGTGAACTTCATCTCCGGTCAAAATATCAATGCAGTGAAGAATGCAGACGCAgttctttttgcctttcccCCGGAACAGGTACATGAAGTCCTTGGGGCAACCAAAATGCGGCAAGCCTTGAGAGGCAAAATTATCATCAGCATTCTCGCGAGGACGCCTCGAGATGAACTCGAACGATTAATCGGAGGCAATGACAAGGCCGATGGTCTCGTGACGAATGACATCCGACTCGTTCGTGCAATGCCGACTATAGGAACCGAGGTCCACGAATCAGCGACTCTCATCGGCGATCTCAGTAGCCCTGTGGAGAAAGAGGCAATGGAATTGGCGATGTGGATGTTCAATTTAGTCGGGAAGGTTTTCGAAGTCTCGCATGATTATTTTGACACCGCAACAGGTATGAGTGCATTTTGCAACGCGCTCACAACCGTGGCAATACAAACCATAACGCGAAAGGCTATTGCTGAGGGTATTCCAATGGAGAACGCCATTGCAATAGCCTCCCAATGCATTCGAGGAACGGTGAGCATGGTCTTGTCCGGAGCCAGTCCTCAGAAATTGGAGCATTCATTATCTGCACCGGGGAGCATAACCGAGCAGGCGATATTAGGACTCAGAGACAGTCAGCTGCTGGCTCTTCTTGAGTCTTCGCTCTCTGCGGCTATTACGAAGGCAAAAGGTTGA
- a CDS encoding delta-1-pyrroline-5-carboxylate dehydrogenase produces the protein MPAVQYSEPANAGGLSYEPGSDERKLLKAALAEMESTVTEIPSIINGKRIRTGHKGKQVNPWDRYGAPLAEYHQVDPKTIKAKAIPGALEARKHWANMSFKDRCAIYKKAAKLVESPKYQWKLMAASMIGQGKTCGQAEGDCIAEVIDTLNFHVYYCAQLYDQQPPKQFDSSSSRLDYRPLEGFVLAISPFNFTALGAHIAFTPALLGNVILWKPSPMAVLSNYLLYQIMEEAGVPTSVIQFLPVEDPIRVVEPAIASPHFAGLHYTGSSAVLRAPCTQIGTKTNIYKNFPRIVGESGGKNFHLIHDSCKDDVERLASEAVCSAYKQTGQSTALLTLELVPKTIWEQEASKMTHVDDVKQLHHPLGPMISEVAFQRFEQFVQRAQEDGFLGPACHFEMKPTVKGLESDLMTKELFGPLFAVQTYNDASPTDFEDVCELIDSTSEYALAGSVFARDRRAVKIADEKLRDSVGMFCINDKSTGAIIGAHPFGGARSSGTNDKANSVNVLLRFSSIRCVKDTYVSSSSTLSACHVPE, from the exons ATGCCAGCAGTACAGTATTCAGAGCCAGCGAACGCTGGTGGA TTGTCTTACGAGCCTGGCTCAGATGAGAGGAAACTCTTGAAAGCTGCCCTCGCCGAGATGGAAAGCACCGTCACCGAGATCCCGAGTATTATCAACGGGAAACGCATCCGCACTGGCCACAAGGGCAAACAAGTCAACCCCTGGGATCGATATGGCGCCCCCTTGGCTGAGTACCATCAAGTGGACCCGAAGACCATCAAGGCGAAGGCCATCCCAGGCGCCCTAGAGGCGAGAAAACATTGGGCCAACATGTCATTCAAGGACCGTTGTGCCATCTACAAAAAGGCTGCAAAACTTGTCGAGTCGCCCAAATACCAGTGGAAGCTGATGGCGGCATCCATGATCGGCCAAGGAAAGACGTGTGGGCAGGCGGAGGGCGACTGTATTGCGGAAGTCATCGATACTCTGAATTTCCATGTCTATTATTGCGCCCAACTTTATGACCAGCAACCCCCCAAGCAATTTGACTCGTCATCGAGCCGGCTGGACTACAGACCCCTAGAAGGCTTTGTGCTCGCTATTTCACCCTTCAACTTTACCGCGTTGGGAGCACACATTGCTTTCACTCCTGCTCTGTTAGGAAATGTCATCCTTTGGAAGCCCTCGCCCATGGCGGTCTTGTCGAACTACCTACTGTACCAAATAATGGAGGAAGCGGGTGTACCAACAAGCGTTATCCAGTTTTTACCCGTCGAGGATCCCATTCGAGTCGTTGAGCCAGCCATCGCCAGTCCTCATTTCGCCGGTCTACATTATACCGGTTCTTCAGCTGTCTTGCGAGCACCCTGTACCCAGATTGGTACGAAAACAAACATTTACAAGAATTTCCCACGCATTGTCGGGGAGAGTGGCGGCAAGAACTTCCATCTCATCCATGACTCCTGCAAGGATGATGTTGAACGGTTGGCGTCCGAAGCAGTTTGTTCGGCGTACAAGCAAACGGGACAAAGCACTGCACTTTTGACCCTGGAACTTGTCCCGAAAACCATATGGGAACAAG AAGCGTCTAAGATGACACACGTCGATGATGTCAAACAGCTTCATCACCCGTTAGGCCCTATGATCTCAGAGGTCGCTTTTCAGCGATTTGAACAATTTGTCCAGCGCGCCCAGGAAGACG GGTTTCTTGGTCCAGCCTGCCATTTTGAAATGAAACCGACTGTCAAGGGTCTGGAGTCGGATTTAATGACCAAGGAGCTCTTTGGACCCCTCTTCGCCGTTCAGACATACAATGATGCATCACCAACTGACTTTGAGGACGTATGCGAGCTCATTGACAGCACCTCGGAGTATGCTTTGGCAGGTTCTGTCTTCGCCCGTGATAGGAGGGCTGTCAAAATTGCCGATGAGAAGCTGCGGGATTCGGTTGGAATGTTTTGCATCAACGACAAGAGTACCggcgccatcatcggcgCGCATCCCTTTGGTGGAGCCAGGTCCAGCGGCACAAATGACAAGGCAAACTCGGTGAATGTTCTTCTTAGATTCTCGAGTATTCGTTGCGTTAAAGACACCTAtgtcagcagcagcagtaccCTGAGTGCCTGCCATGTTCCAGAGTAG